The Oscillatoria sp. FACHB-1406 genome segment GATCGCAATCAGGGGCAAATTGCCAGTGTGGGATGTTGTGCCGAAATCGTCCATTTTCAGCGCTTGCCCGACGATCGCATGAAAGTCCTGACTCTCGGACAACAGCGTTTTCGCGTTCTCGAATACGTCAGAGAGAAGCCCTATCGCGTCGGTTTAGTCGAGTGGATTGAAGATAACCCCCCCACGCAAGATCTGCGTCCCCTCGCCACTGAAGTCGAACAACTCTTGCGCGATGTCGTCCATTTATCGGAAAAACTCACCGATCGCGAAATGGAACTGCCCGACGATTTACCCAGCCTACCCACGGAACTTTCCTACTGGGTGGCTAGCAATCTTTATGGAGTCCCCTTAGAGCAGCAAGGACTCTTAGAAATGCAAGATACTGTGGCTCGCTTGGAGCGCGAATCGGAAATTCTCACGTCCACTCGCAATCATCTCGCGGCTCGCACCGCGCTCAAAGATGTTCTGCCCTCGGAATAAGAGGACAGATGCAAGCACTGAAGCCCCATTCCCCTAACGGGGGAGTGGGGTTATTTTTAAAAGGTGCTGACTTCTAACACGCCGCTGGGTTTAAACACGACTTTAAATTGACCCAAGGGTTTGTCCGGAACCAGATTTTTCCCTTCTTCAATCCCGGCGGCAGCGGGTTCGATTAAGCTCGGTAGGGGCGTTTCTTTGACATAATCGTAAGCGGATTGATTTTGAGGTTCGTAATCGGCGATCGCGCCATCTTCCGTCACGCCAACGCGAAATTCGAGAGGACGCGAATAGGAAGGAACCCCAGACCACGCTTTACGGATTTTCTCATAGGTATCCTTTTGCAAGCGCTCCAAAGTGGCGGAATCTTCGATTTGCGGACCGTAAGTTGCTTTGCCGCGAGTTCCCAACCACGGACTCACTTGCAGTACGGAATTTCGGGTAAAAACAACGCGATACTCCGCGATCGATTCTTGCTTGCCCAAATCGGTGGGCGTGTAGCGCAACTGCGGTAAGGGCGTGAGTTCTGCCGCTCCCTCGGAAGTCCCCTCCACCGGCTTAAAGTCGATAATCGAACCGCCTTTGGTGACTGCAACGCGATATTGCAATCTATTTTGCACGCGATCGCGCTCTTGCCATGCTTCATCGAGCTTGCGGCGCAAATTGCGCTCGATATATTCCACCGTCGTCGGATCGGTAATTTGCGATGCTTGCAATGCCTCCAATTGTTCCGGAGTTAGCGGACTGGCGGCGGTTGAGGGCGTTTCGGTCGGAGTTGGGGAAGCGCCGGGAGTCGGCGTGGGCGTGGGGGATGCCTGACCTTCCACCTGTTCCTTTTGAACCGGGCGCGGTTCTTCGATTCGTTTGGGAATCGGGAGCAGGAAGAAAAGTACCCCGGCGGCGGCTAAACTGGTAATGCCCAAGATCGCTGGGGCAGCCCGACGCGCGATCGGGACATCGGCTTGGCGATAGCGGCGACTTACGGGTGCAATCGTCAACCGCAGATCGGGCAGCGTTTGACGGTCGGCCAGCAACTGATCGATCGCTTCAACGAGATCGAACAATTGAACGGTTGTCAAATCCATCTCGACGGGTTCGCTAGAGACTTGAACGCCATTTTTTTCGGCTGTTGGATGCCAGATTAACCGATGCAGGTGAGAGTTATTATCGGTTTTACTAAAACTGATAATTCCCGCCTCGGTCTGATGGGCGGAGGGGTGACGAATCCCGCTGAGAAATTCCTGAGCGTAAGCGCTCGCTGCGTTCGCCAGACTATCTAAAAACTCCCGTCCCCCGCTTAAATGGGGTTCGATTCCCATAAATGCGCATTCGACATTAAAAGCTGTTGAAAGTACGGGTCTGCCATAATCCATTGCAGCTTGACCGGTGGGATCGCTCAGCCCCTCAATGACTAAGGTGCAGTTGGGCAAACTATACTGACGGCGAATCGTGGTCATCGTACCTCTCCATCGAACAAACCGATCCAAAAACGTTGGGTTCCGGCCGTGCCGGTACAGAACAACAGTTGATTTAATAATACGAGAGCGAGTTCGTTCAAGGCGCGATCGTCGGCATTATAAGCGGCAACACGCGCGCGACGCGGGTTCATGCGGCTGCGAAAATGCGCCCGAAAGCGCTCGAGGTATTCCGAGAGACGAAAGTGCTGCTCTAGGGGCAAGCGTTTATCTCGCATTTGCTGTTCGGCGAGGAGTAGTTGGCGAATGGAAACCGTTAACTGGCGCGCGCGAGAACAGGCGATAATGGTTAATGCTTTGGCTTCGTCGATGCTCAAAGAACTGCGACTGCGCGATCGCCGCCAGGGGTTGGTACGGCGTAAATTCCACAAAACGACCCGATGTTTGACAATTTCATCGAGTTCGAGTTCTTTTGCGGCGGCTAGCATTTTTTCCGAAGCGCCTAATTCGAGAGACTCCAGCGCGAGGAGAATGAGATCTAGCCGTTGTTTGACGCGCAAGGAACATCCTTCGTCGAGCAAGGGCGGGTTGGGCAAATTCTCCAGGATATACGGTTTTGAGAGGGCAGAGCTACTGCCATTCGAGATCGCGCTCGCAGAATCATTCATA includes the following:
- a CDS encoding LON peptidase substrate-binding domain-containing protein; translated protein: MASISSLAVRELPLFPLPDVVLFPSRPLPLHIFEFRYRIMMNTILESDRRFGVLMFDRNQGQIASVGCCAEIVHFQRLPDDRMKVLTLGQQRFRVLEYVREKPYRVGLVEWIEDNPPTQDLRPLATEVEQLLRDVVHLSEKLTDREMELPDDLPSLPTELSYWVASNLYGVPLEQQGLLEMQDTVARLERESEILTSTRNHLAARTALKDVLPSE
- a CDS encoding DUF4335 domain-containing protein yields the protein MTTIRRQYSLPNCTLVIEGLSDPTGQAAMDYGRPVLSTAFNVECAFMGIEPHLSGGREFLDSLANAASAYAQEFLSGIRHPSAHQTEAGIISFSKTDNNSHLHRLIWHPTAEKNGVQVSSEPVEMDLTTVQLFDLVEAIDQLLADRQTLPDLRLTIAPVSRRYRQADVPIARRAAPAILGITSLAAAGVLFFLLPIPKRIEEPRPVQKEQVEGQASPTPTPTPGASPTPTETPSTAASPLTPEQLEALQASQITDPTTVEYIERNLRRKLDEAWQERDRVQNRLQYRVAVTKGGSIIDFKPVEGTSEGAAELTPLPQLRYTPTDLGKQESIAEYRVVFTRNSVLQVSPWLGTRGKATYGPQIEDSATLERLQKDTYEKIRKAWSGVPSYSRPLEFRVGVTEDGAIADYEPQNQSAYDYVKETPLPSLIEPAAAGIEEGKNLVPDKPLGQFKVVFKPSGVLEVSTF
- a CDS encoding DUF3038 domain-containing protein, whose translation is MNDSASAISNGSSSALSKPYILENLPNPPLLDEGCSLRVKQRLDLILLALESLELGASEKMLAAAKELELDEIVKHRVVLWNLRRTNPWRRSRSRSSLSIDEAKALTIIACSRARQLTVSIRQLLLAEQQMRDKRLPLEQHFRLSEYLERFRAHFRSRMNPRRARVAAYNADDRALNELALVLLNQLLFCTGTAGTQRFWIGLFDGEVR